From the Pomacea canaliculata isolate SZHN2017 linkage group LG14, ASM307304v1, whole genome shotgun sequence genome, one window contains:
- the LOC112555171 gene encoding LOW QUALITY PROTEIN: thioredoxin reductase-like selenoprotein T1b (The sequence of the model RefSeq protein was modified relative to this genomic sequence to represent the inferred CDS: substituted 1 base at 1 genomic stop codon) → MADLGHLSFLALCIGVLLFTWKDLSFSQESAPTKTVRAPKLSQIAAPTLKFLFCYSXGYRKVFEQYAQALHERFPGLKIEGDNYPPPAPKAMLAQVLSVAKLVLIALIVSGYNPFTFLNVATPSVYTWATENKMYACLMVFFISNAIEGQMISTGAFEISFNDVPIWSKLESGRIPSPQEMFEMVGNVMRLGPK, encoded by the exons ATGGCGGACTTAGGCCATCTTTCATTCTTGGCGCTGTGCATAGgagtattattatttacatggaAAGATCTTAGTTTTTCACAAGAATCAGCACCAACTAAAACAGTTAGAGCACCGAAGTTATCACAGATTGCAGCACCAACtcttaaatttttgttttg CTACTCCTGAGGGTACCGCAAAGTGTTTGAGCAGTATGCTCAAGCACTCCATGAGAGGTTCCCGGGGCTGAAGATAGAGGGAGACAACTATCCCCCACCAGCTCCAAAAGCTATGCTGGCTCAAGTGCTTAGTGTGGCAAAGTTAGTCCTTATTGCTCTCATAGTTAGTGGTTACAACCCTTTTACTTTCCTGAATGTGGCAACACCAAGCGTATACACTTGGGCTACCGAAAACAAG atGTATGCTTGCCTAATGGTATTTTTCATCAGCAATGCTATTGAAGGGCAGATGATTTCCACAGGCGCATTTGAAATTTCCTTTAATG atgtTCCTATCTGGTCTAAACTGGAATCTGGCAGAATACCATCTCCACAAGAAATGTTTGAGATGGTCGGGAATGTGATGCGCTTAGGCCCCAAGTAG